From Megalops cyprinoides isolate fMegCyp1 chromosome 18, fMegCyp1.pri, whole genome shotgun sequence, one genomic window encodes:
- the LOC118793051 gene encoding G-protein coupled receptor 151, whose amino-acid sequence MNTSLFDFAGGIQLLDGVDVTVALPGLLAGICLIGFVGNVLLLLVLVHDFRNGKASIVNTLTVNLSAIDLLILIVCLPIRAATYGRQSWTLGSFVCKTADWFQHCCLVAKSFTLAAVGQARYNSILNPPKFINFNPKRVVVILFFVWTVSCILPIPHMVFTNLPRYEGVALCVFEVPFYASNFMNVFSKIYPVAAYVIPIIFTATCYTKTLLQTKLQKKKAHNPRQQNKRITLMLVCVSGTYSLMWLPEWSAWVWARHSYSEGDKPPNGFIIFAQVFVYVSSAVSPIIFLAVSEDFREGLLSAWVFLRCNGSKAAGGSCSPKTGENGTEMGASVINSLQDLKTVSPTAISEVAKDVSIRILPDVEHFWQERRNTTATEVHDPVPWEREDKQ is encoded by the coding sequence ATGAATACTTCCCTTTTTGATTTCGCCGGAGGAATTCAGCTCTTAGACGGAGTGGACGTCACCGTCGCTCTGCCTGGTCTGTTAGCAGGGATATGCCTGATAGGGTTTGTTGGAAATGTACTGCTTTTGTTGGTTCTTGTTCACGATTTCAGAAACGGCAAAGCATCTATAGTCAATACTCTGACTGTCAACCTCAGCGCCATCGACCTGTTGATTTTAATAGTTTGCCTTCCTATACGCGCAGCCACCTACGGCAGACAGTCGTGGACATTAGGCAGTTTTGTTTGCAAGACGGCAGATTGGTTTCAGCACTGCTGCTTGGTCGCTAAAAGTTTCACACTGGCTGCTGTGGGGCAGGCAAGGTACAACTCTATCTTAAACCCGCCAAAATTCATTAACTTCAATCCGAAGCGCGTAGTTGTAATCCTGTTCTTCGTCTGGACTGTATCATGTATTTTGCCCATCCCGCATATGGTGTTTACTAATTTACCGCGATACGAGGGTGTCGCCTTGTGCGTTTTTGAAGTCCCATTTTACGCGTCAAACTTTATGAACGTTTTCAGCAAGATCTACCCGGTGGCGGCTTACGTTATACCTATCATCTTCACCGCTACGTGTTACACGAAAACACTGCTGCAAACTAAACTGCAAAAGAAGAAAGCGCACAACCCTCGGCAACAGAACAAGCGGATTACCCTGATGTTGGTGTGCGTCAGCGGCACCTATTCGCTCATGTGGCTGCCCGAGTGGAGTGCTTGGGTTTGGGCACGACACAGCTACAGCGAGGGAGACAAACCCCCCAACGGCTTCATCATCTTTGCGCAGGTGTTCGTGTATGTAAGCAGTGCCGTCAGTCCCATTATTTTCTTAGCAGTGTCCGAGGATTTTAGAGAGGGGCTCTTGAGTGCGTGGGTTTTCTTGAGGTGCAATGGATCAAAGGCTGCAGGGGGCAGCTGTAGCCCGAAGACCGGGGAGAACGGAACGGAGATGGGGGCTAGTGTCATCAATTCCCTGCAGGACTTGAAAACCGTCTCTCCCACAGCGATTTCAGAGGTAGCGAAAGATGTCTCCATCCGGATTTTGCCAGATGTGGAGCATTTTTGGCAAGAGCGCAGGAACACGACAGCCACTGAAGTGCACGATCCGGTCCCTTGGGAGCGCGAGGACAAACAATAG